One Tamlana carrageenivorans genomic region harbors:
- a CDS encoding PIG-L family deacetylase — MNKKRLSLAIALLTLLITYAQKPIKSSSSEIYESIQKLNFLGSVLYVAAHPDDENTRLIAYMSNHIKARTAYLSITRGDGGQNLIGSDIRELLGVLRTQELLAARRVDGGEQLFTRANDFGYSKHPDETFEIWDKDMVLSDVVLAIRTFQPDIIINRFDHRSPGTTHGHHTGSAMLSVEAFEIANDKTAFPEQLDRTTAWQPKRLFFNTSHWFYGGQDKFDAADKSDMISFDIGTFYPLKGMSNNEVAAIARSQHLCQGFGNLTQRGTQKEYVEFLKGDPLKDSDNIFEGIDTTWNRIKGGQAIGDILYAVENNFNFKNPSEHIPQLVKAYQLLQKADNEHWKIQKSKELIHIIEMCAGLYLEASAETNWATPSEAVKINIEVLNRSDIPMLLLSYETSEKLSVSKNIDLKNNIKYNFEEVLNIKENQQPTTPYWLNKKGSLGMYHVDNKDLIGLPETPRAYNVKFNLLINNVPFSISKDVIQRYSEPDKGELYRPFEIIPEASASITEKVIIFNSNEKRNIQVIVRAGHDNLKGAVEIEHPEGWQVFPKSQPVSIVHKGEEQNFNFTITPPKNGNEGYISPMVFVGNQAYNKELIEIDYSHIPKQTVLLPNETKVVRLDIQKKGKHIAYIQGAGDVVPESLEQIGYEVQFLTPAEISAESLSHFDAVVVGIRAYNTLDDLQFKQQTLFDFVAQGGNMIVQYNTSHRLKVDHIAPYKLTLSRDRVTDENAQVRFLSPKHPVLNYPNKITQKDFEGWTQERGLYFPNGWAKEFTPILEIHDKKESDKKGSLLVAKYGKGYYIYTGLSFFREFPSGVSGAYRLFANMISLGKEDLNQTEK, encoded by the coding sequence ATGAATAAAAAACGCCTTTCTTTAGCCATAGCTTTACTAACGCTATTGATTACCTACGCACAAAAACCGATAAAAAGCTCATCTTCTGAAATTTACGAATCCATACAAAAACTCAACTTTTTAGGTTCTGTTTTATACGTTGCGGCACATCCAGACGACGAAAACACGCGTCTTATCGCCTACATGTCCAATCATATTAAAGCCAGAACAGCATACCTTTCTATAACGCGTGGTGATGGCGGTCAGAATTTAATAGGTTCGGATATTAGAGAATTACTTGGTGTTTTAAGAACTCAGGAATTGCTTGCTGCAAGACGTGTTGATGGCGGCGAACAACTATTTACAAGAGCCAACGATTTTGGCTACTCCAAACACCCTGATGAAACTTTTGAAATATGGGACAAAGACATGGTTTTAAGCGATGTCGTTTTAGCCATTAGAACATTTCAACCCGATATCATTATAAACCGTTTTGACCATAGAAGCCCTGGTACGACCCATGGGCACCATACAGGATCGGCCATGCTAAGTGTTGAAGCCTTTGAGATAGCTAACGATAAAACGGCTTTCCCAGAACAATTAGATAGAACCACCGCTTGGCAACCAAAACGCTTGTTTTTTAATACGAGCCATTGGTTTTATGGCGGACAAGACAAATTTGATGCCGCCGACAAAAGTGATATGATTAGTTTCGATATAGGTACTTTTTACCCACTTAAAGGCATGTCTAACAACGAAGTGGCTGCCATTGCTAGGAGTCAGCATTTATGTCAAGGGTTTGGTAATTTAACCCAGCGCGGCACTCAAAAAGAGTATGTTGAATTCCTGAAAGGTGATCCCTTAAAAGATAGTGACAACATTTTTGAAGGTATTGATACCACATGGAACCGTATTAAAGGCGGACAAGCCATTGGTGACATTTTATATGCTGTAGAAAACAACTTCAATTTTAAAAACCCTTCAGAGCATATTCCGCAATTGGTTAAAGCCTATCAACTGCTTCAAAAAGCAGATAATGAACATTGGAAAATTCAAAAATCTAAAGAGCTCATTCATATTATAGAAATGTGTGCCGGTTTGTATTTAGAAGCCTCGGCAGAAACCAATTGGGCGACACCTAGCGAAGCTGTAAAAATTAACATCGAAGTGCTTAACCGAAGTGACATACCGATGCTTTTACTCAGTTATGAAACTTCAGAAAAACTTAGTGTTTCAAAAAATATCGACTTAAAGAATAACATAAAATACAACTTCGAAGAGGTTTTAAATATTAAAGAAAATCAGCAACCCACAACACCCTACTGGCTCAACAAAAAAGGAAGCCTTGGCATGTATCACGTGGATAACAAAGATTTAATTGGCCTTCCAGAAACCCCTAGAGCCTATAACGTCAAGTTTAACTTACTCATCAATAATGTGCCTTTTAGTATTTCAAAAGACGTGATTCAGCGTTACTCCGAACCCGATAAAGGTGAATTGTATCGTCCGTTTGAAATCATCCCAGAAGCTTCAGCTAGTATTACCGAAAAAGTCATCATTTTTAATTCCAATGAGAAAAGAAATATCCAAGTCATTGTTAGAGCGGGACATGACAATTTAAAAGGTGCTGTAGAAATTGAACACCCAGAAGGTTGGCAAGTATTTCCTAAATCACAACCCGTATCTATTGTTCATAAAGGCGAAGAACAAAACTTTAATTTCACGATAACGCCGCCTAAAAATGGTAATGAAGGGTATATTAGCCCTATGGTTTTCGTTGGAAATCAAGCCTACAATAAAGAGCTTATAGAAATTGATTATAGCCACATTCCTAAACAAACCGTTTTACTACCTAATGAAACAAAAGTTGTGCGCTTGGATATTCAGAAAAAAGGAAAACATATCGCTTACATTCAAGGTGCCGGTGATGTGGTTCCTGAAAGTCTCGAACAAATTGGATACGAGGTTCAGTTTTTAACACCTGCTGAAATTTCTGCAGAAAGCTTAAGTCATTTTGATGCTGTAGTTGTTGGAATTCGAGCTTACAACACTTTAGATGACTTACAGTTTAAACAGCAAACACTTTTTGATTTTGTAGCTCAAGGCGGAAATATGATTGTACAATACAATACGAGTCACCGCTTAAAGGTAGACCACATCGCACCTTATAAACTGACTTTATCCAGAGACCGTGTTACCGATGAAAACGCTCAGGTTCGCTTTTTAAGTCCGAAACATCCCGTTTTAAATTACCCGAATAAAATCACTCAAAAAGATTTTGAAGGCTGGACGCAAGAACGCGGATTATATTTTCCCAATGGCTGGGCCAAAGAATTTACCCCTATTTTAGAAATCCACGATAAAAAGGAATCGGATAAAAAAGGAAGCTTACTGGTCGCTAAATATGGTAAAGGCTACTATATTTACACAGGACTCAGCTTTTTCAGAGAATTTCCATCAGGTGTTTCTGGAGCCTACCGTTTGTTCGCAAATATGATTTCATTAGGCAAAGAAGACCTTAATCAAACCGAAAAATAA